In the Angustibacter sp. Root456 genome, AGCAGCTGCTCGACCACGGAGTCGACGTCCTGCTCGGTGGCGGGCAGGGCCGCTTCGCCCAGACCGTGACGGGCGGCAAGTACGCCGGCCGGACGGTGTCGCAGCAGGCGTCAGCCCAGGGCTACACGCTCGTCGACGACGCGCAGGGTCTGGCGGCCGCGACGGCGAAGCAGAAGGTGCTCGGGCTGTTCAGCGCCGGGACGATGCCGACCCGGTGGACCGGCCCGACGGCTCAGCCGTACACCGCGGACGACGCGGCGAACACCACCGCGGACGGCACCGAGTGCCAGCCGGGCAACGCGCCGTCCGGGCAGCCGTCGCTGACCCAGATGACGAGCAAGGCGCTGTCGCTGCTCGACACCAAGGCCAAGGCCGCCAAGGGCAAGCGCGGGTTCTTCCTGCAGGTCGAGGGTGCGTCGATCGACAAGCAGGACCACGCCTCCAACCCCTGCGCGCAGATCGGCGAGACGGCCGACTTCGACTCGGCCATCGCCGAGGGCCTGAGGTACGCGAAGCAGCACCCTGACACCCTCGTCGTCGTCACGGCCGACCACGCGCACACCAGCCAGATTGTGGAGTACCCGCAGGACGCCGGCCACCACTCGCCCGGCACGTTCCAGACGCTGCGGACGGCGGACGGCGCGCCGATGGTGATCAGCTACGCGACCGTCACCGCAGGCAAGTCGCAGGACCACACCGGCAGCGAGGTGCGGATCGCCGCCAAGGGCCCGCAGTCGCAGCGGGTGCTGGGGGTCACGAACCAGACGGACCTGTTCCGCACCATGGCGATCGCGCTCGGGCTGAAGTAGTCCGGCCGCTCGTTGCTGGAGGGCCTCCCCGGTGTGAGCGGGGAGGCCCTCCGGCGTCCGGGGGCGGGGGCAGGTCAGCTGGCGGCGAGCCACTCGGCGTAGAAGAGGCCGAGCCCGCCCATCGCGCAGATGCCGCCGACGATCCAGAACCGGATGACGATCGTGATCTCGGGCCAGCCGGCCTGCTCGAAGTGGTGGTGCACCGGCGCGATGCGGAAGATGCGCTTGCCGGTGAGCTTGAAGCTGGCGATCTGGAGCACGACCGACAGGGTGATCAGGACGAACAGGCCGCCGATCACGACCAGCAGCAGCTCGGTGCGGGTCAGGATCGCCATACCGGCCAGGGCCGCACCGAGGGAGAGTGACCCGGTGTCGCCCATGATGATGCTGGCGGGCGAGGCGTTCCACCACAGGAAGCCGAAGCAGGCTCCGGCGATGGAGCACGCCACCACGGCCAGGTCGAGGGCGTCACGCACTTCGTAGCAAGCGGGCCCGGGCGTGGCGGCACAGCTTTGGTTGTACTGCCACAGGCTGATCCCGGTGTACGCACCGAACACCATCACCGACGTCCCGGCGGCCAGGCCGTCCAGCCCGTCGGTGATGTTGACGCCGTTCGAGGCACCCGCGATCAGGATGCTCGCCCACGAGATGAAGAGGGCGACGCCGACGAACGACCCGAGCGCACCGAGGTCGAGCGGGGTGTCCCTGACGACTGAGATCGCCGTCGAGGCCGGTGCGTGGCCGCTGGCGTCGGTGGCGAGCAGCGCCGGCACGGCGAAGGCCACGGTGACGACGGTCTGGCCGACGAGC is a window encoding:
- the phoA gene encoding alkaline phosphatase; the encoded protein is MMHGSKKLRVLTVAVGATSLLGSAAASAQADGAHGHRGHGTHAKNVILFIGDGMGDSEITIARNYLKGANGRLAMDSLPMTGAYTTYSVDKDGTINYVTDSAASGTGWATGTKTYNGAISVDRNDRDLPTILELAQRRGFVTGDVTTAELTDATPAVLASHVAERGCQGPANMASCPQDAKENGGPGSIAEQLLDHGVDVLLGGGQGRFAQTVTGGKYAGRTVSQQASAQGYTLVDDAQGLAAATAKQKVLGLFSAGTMPTRWTGPTAQPYTADDAANTTADGTECQPGNAPSGQPSLTQMTSKALSLLDTKAKAAKGKRGFFLQVEGASIDKQDHASNPCAQIGETADFDSAIAEGLRYAKQHPDTLVVVTADHAHTSQIVEYPQDAGHHSPGTFQTLRTADGAPMVISYATVTAGKSQDHTGSEVRIAAKGPQSQRVLGVTNQTDLFRTMAIALGLK
- the mraY gene encoding phospho-N-acetylmuramoyl-pentapeptide-transferase, coding for MVNILLAGGISLVLSLFATPLLVRYLARHGYGQFIRDDLVQHHYKRGKPTMGGAVIIGAAVVGYFGSHLALVGVSASDVAGVSPGFISLSAMLVLLLLVGMGFVGFLDDYIKISKARSLGLTSKQKLVGQTVVTVAFAVPALLATDASGHAPASTAISVVRDTPLDLGALGSFVGVALFISWASILIAGASNGVNITDGLDGLAAGTSVMVFGAYTGISLWQYNQSCAATPGPACYEVRDALDLAVVACSIAGACFGFLWWNASPASIIMGDTGSLSLGAALAGMAILTRTELLLVVIGGLFVLITLSVVLQIASFKLTGKRIFRIAPVHHHFEQAGWPEITIVIRFWIVGGICAMGGLGLFYAEWLAAS